Within Streptomyces antibioticus, the genomic segment CGGATACAGCACCAGGTAGGCGCCCAGCACACCCGCGATCGCGCCGGACGCCCCGATCAGCGGGTCGGTGGAGTCGGCGTTCAGCAGCGCGAAGCCGTACGACGCCGCGTAGCCGCAGACGACGTAGAACAGTGCGAAGCGGACGTGGCCCATGCGGTCCTCGATGTTGTTCCCGAAGATCAGCAGGAACAGCATGTTGCCCAGCAGGTGCAGCCAGCCGCCGTGCAGGAACATCGCGGTGAACACGCTGAACAGCGGGGACTTGTCGTAGTCCGGCGGGCCGAGCAGACAGCCGCCGGCGTGGGTGTCGCCCGTGGGGACCAGCCGGGGCAGCCGATGGTGGATCAGCTCGGTCGGCACGGCCGCGTACTGCTCCAGGAAGGCGTGCAGATGGCAGGTCTGGGCGAGCGTGCTGTCCCCGGCCACGGAACCGGACAGGCCGGGCATGAAGAAGAACACGAGGACGTTGGCGGCGATCAGCGCGTAGGTGACGACGGGTGTGCGGC encodes:
- a CDS encoding rhomboid family intramembrane serine protease, producing the protein MVIPVHDVNPVRRTPVVTYALIAANVLVFFFMPGLSGSVAGDSTLAQTCHLHAFLEQYAAVPTELIHHRLPRLVPTGDTHAGGCLLGPPDYDKSPLFSVFTAMFLHGGWLHLLGNMLFLLIFGNNIEDRMGHVRFALFYVVCGYAASYGFALLNADSTDPLIGASGAIAGVLGAYLVLYPRARVWVLVPFLVFLPLRLPAWLVLGFWFVLQAVYSSGEGVSEAGTVAYAAHITGFLAGMLLAWPLKAGTPPPPEPRGLLFGRRARPRHTW